The genome window GTAGACGCGAGCGAGCATGGGCTGGCCGGCGATTTCGCGCAGGGGCTTGCGCGGCAGCCGCATGGACGCCAGTCGCGCCGGAATCACGGCGAGGACACGCATCGCACTACAGTTTCAAGTCTGCAGTTTCAACTTGCAAGGTGAATCGCTTACAGGGTGTGCAGGTAGGAGAGCAAGTCGGCGGTCTGCTGTTCATTGAAAACCTGGCCGAAGGCGGGCATCTTGCTGCGGCCGAGTCTGATGACTTCGCGCACGCGTTCGTCATTCGCGGGCGCGCCGCTGGGCATGAATTGTTTCTTGAATATGCCCTCCAGGCTGGGGCCGCGCAGCGAGCGCGAACTGTAAGCCTCGTGACACGTCGCACAATAGCGGTCGTAAACATGGCGTCCGCTTGCCTGCTGCGGATTGAGCCCAAGTTCCGCATCGCTTTTGCGGAGCTGTGCGGTGCAGGCAAGCTGCAAACCGGCGCCAATAGCCAAGACAATGCTGAAAAAACGAGTGCGCAAATTCCTACTTCCTCAAGCTGAACTCTGACAGGAGGCGTCCGAGAGCTACAATATCAGAGCCATGCCCATCGGCCTCAAGCGCGCCTACGACAAGCCCTCGTCCTCCGACGGCGCGCGGATTCTGGTGGACAGGTTGTGGCCGCGCGGGGTGAGCAAGCAGGCGGCGCGCTTCGATGCATGGCTGCGCGACTTGGCGCCCTCCGACCAACTGCGCCGCTGGTTTCATGCGCGTCCGGCAATGTGGCAGCTCTTCCGCAAAAAATACCTGGAGGAATTGGCTGAACCGGCGGCCGCAAAGGCGCTAGGTGATCTGTATGACTTGGCTCGTAAGCGAAAGAAGCTGACCTTGGTGTTTGCCTCGAAAAACCAGGAATACAACAACGCGGTCGTGCTGAAAGAACTGCTGGACGGCATGCGCAAGCCTCCGCATAGTTCAGGACCGGAGAAAGCGGCAGCCCGTCCGATGCGCGCCCGCCGAAGCGTGAGATAAAGTGGTCCTCCACCCGGTGCTCGACGAAGCTCCAAACTCTGCCGGCGGATGTGTACCCGCATGGCAGGTCATCGAACGCACCCAGAAGCAACTTGCAAACGAATACTGGCTGGTGACGCAGCCCGACCATGCCGCCCTGGCAGGAGCGCTGGCGTCACGCATGACGGCACCCGGATTTCCGACCGTGGATCCGCTCGTGGC of Terriglobales bacterium contains these proteins:
- a CDS encoding DUF488 family protein — its product is MPIGLKRAYDKPSSSDGARILVDRLWPRGVSKQAARFDAWLRDLAPSDQLRRWFHARPAMWQLFRKKYLEELAEPAAAKALGDLYDLARKRKKLTLVFASKNQEYNNAVVLKELLDGMRKPPHSSGPEKAAARPMRARRSVR
- a CDS encoding cytochrome c — protein: MRTRFFSIVLAIGAGLQLACTAQLRKSDAELGLNPQQASGRHVYDRYCATCHEAYSSRSLRGPSLEGIFKKQFMPSGAPANDERVREVIRLGRSKMPAFGQVFNEQQTADLLSYLHTL